The genomic interval GATCTGAGCCAGAGTAGCCAGTTGCTCAACCGTGGTGGAGGCAGCCTGATAAGCCTTCACCTTTGTCCCAATGTCTCCGAGGCGTAGGAGTGCCCTCAGCACGGTCGGACGGATAGAAAATTCCTGAACTGACAGCCACGAAACCATATCTTTAGCCCCCGCCAAGTCAGACAGATGGTCATAGGCCAAGAACGTAGCAAGCGCTTCAAACGAGTCGGCGATTTCTACACCACCTGGATACTGGCTTAAGCCAGCGTAGCTTTTTTCCCAGGCGAATAGGTTGAAATCCTTGGCTTCAAAAGTCTTGGTATAAGTTAGCTCATAAATCAGATCGGCAAAGCGAGTCAGAGGTGAACGCTGGCGATTGCGAACGAACCGGGTCAACCCCCAGACCAGATTTTCTGCAATTTGATTCATGCCAGCACCACTGCCATCCACTCGCTGATGTGCCAGTTCCCCTAACAAGACTTGTCGGGTTGTAGGCATTAGCTGCCAATCAACCCTCCTGACAGGTGCGAGAAGGTAAGTATTGAAATCCTCAGAAGTCAGCAAGTAATAGAGGAAATGCAGAGGTGCAGAGACCTTGTGTAGATGGGTTTGTAAGGCTCGCTGTGCCCAAGCCCGCTGAAACGGATTACGAGCAACATCTGCCACAAGGCGCAGCCCTTCCGGTTCCGAGGCTTGGAGGTGCGTTTGGAGGAATGCCTGGGTTCTAGGAACCGGCAAAACCAGTAATTCGTCCCATGCAGCCGGATGCCATTTTTCCCTAAACCGACCCAAGAGCGCCATCAGGAACTGAATGGGGTAAATCGGGAGGCGTAATGCCCCAATGGCAACTAGCAGATTGAAGCCGATGCTGACCGCTTCCCCTGCCCGAATTCCAGGTCGTAAGCGACCATTGAAACTCAGAGCTTCTGTGACCACACAAGCGACAACGATACCGACACCTATACCAAGAACTAGAGTAAAGACGATGCTGGCAAAGACCCCAGTTGCTGCGCGGCTCGAAAGTGCAAAGGCAACGCCCACGAGGAGGCCGAAGAGAATCCCAGAAATGATCGTGAGGGTGATGCTGATATTTCTCGCCTGGTAAACCACTTCGAGCATTGGATCGGCAGCAATCCGATCCGCCATCAAAAAGCCGACACAAAATCCCAGGCTGCCGATCAGGCCAATGAGCAGGCTGGCAGTAATATTGCCGATAATGCCCAAGGCAATGACAGCAATGGCTAAAATGATAGCGAGACTCACAGCTCCAGCCAGCACCATAAAAGTCAAGCCTATGGCGAAGGCTAAGTTCATGCCGATTCCCGTGCCAATCACGCCCAGCATTGGCTGTTCTAGGCCACGATTCAGGCTCCAGAGTTTGGGGGGGCCTTCAAAGGAGGCGGAAATTAGGCGTGCTGTTTTTGGCAATATCGCAATCGCCGTAACCCAGGCATGATGACCCGCGAAGGTATGCAGCGCTATTGCGCTGCTTAAGTCCCAAACTTTCAGGGTTTGGTCAGAAGAAGCAGAAACGGCTTGCTTGCCATCCGAGGCCATTGCTACACTCGTCACCCAGCCGCGATGACCCCTCAGGGTATTGAGCAATTTTCCTTGCTGGATATCCCAAACTTTTAGCGTTTGGTCGGCTGACGCAGAAACGGCTTGTGTACCGTCGGGGGATAGGGCAACATCGGTGACCGAGTTATTATGACCGGTTAGGGTGTAGAGTTCTTTCCCTTGCTCGATGTCCCAAACTTTTAAGGTTTTATCCGATGACGCCGAAATGGCCTGCTTGCCATCAGGGGTGAGGACGACCTTTGTGACCCAAGCGCCATGGCCGGTCAGGGTGTAGAGTTCTTTTCCTTGCTCGATGTCCCAAACTTTCAGGGTGCGATCGCCAGAAGCCGAAACCGCCCTTCGTCCATCGGGTGTGACCGCTACAGCCCAAATCACATCATTATGACCCGTTAGGGTTTGAAGCGGCGTTCCTTGATCGATATCCCAAACCATCAAGGTTTTATCTCCCGAAGAGGAGATGGCTCGATGCCCATCGGGGGTAATGACTACACGGCTCACCCATTCTTTGTGACCCTTGAGTTCGTGCAGTTGAGTACCTCGCCGGATGTCCCACACTTTCAGAGTGCGATCGCGGGACGCCGAGATGGCTTTGTGTCCATCTGAGGTGATGGCTACATCAGTGACACCATGTTCGTGACCGATCAGGGTGTGCATTTGAGAACCCCACTGCAAATTCCACACTTTCAGGGTGCTGTCAGCAGAGGGGACTTTGACTTTCAAGGCGCGATCGCCAGAAGCGGTGACGGCGATTTGTCCATTCGAGGACACCGCGATCGCATTCACCCAGGCGGTATTGTTGACAACTGTGATCGATTTGTACAGGAACAGCACTAACCCCACGAGTAGAGCCATTAACGCGATCGCCAACGGCAGCATGAGATAAATATTGCGATAGGCAGGGATTCTCCACGACTGTACAAATTTGCGGTAACCCCTCAATTGATAAACATCGGGAGCAGCTTGGTAGAGGTAGTGATGAAACGCGGTCGGACGAAAGTAGACCCAATAAGCGATCAGCCAATAATGGCGCAGATTCAACGGGCTCAAGATTTCTGGTAGGTCACCACTGGGCTTGGGAAAATTTGGCATAGTCAACAGCACCTGTGATTGTTACATCAGAGTAGAGGGGTTAAGTAAAGCGTCAAAGATAAAGGATGAGGCTGGTTAGCCACAAGGAGAGCCTTAGCGTAGCAGAAGGTTAGTGCAGGGAGGTATCGCCGAGTCCGGCATCTATCAGAATTCATACTTCATCCCTCATACTTCATCGTTTTTTAGTAAATGGCTCCTGGAAGATTTACACTAAAGGGTGCGTTATGGTTCGGAAATGGTTTCGTTAAGCTGTGCGGAAAATTGTCATTGCTGGTAACTGGAAAATGTACAAAACTCAAAGGGAATCCTCTGAGTTTTTGCAAAAATTTATGGCTGAACTGGAGCACACTCCCGAAGCACGGGACATTATTCTGTGCGCTCCTTTTACAGCATTGGACGTGATGTCTAAGAGTTTGCACAATAGTCGTGTGCAATTGGGTGCCCAGAATATTCATTGGGCGGAGGAGGGTGCCTTTACAGGCGAAATCTCCGGTTCCATGCTGACGGAAATTGGGGTTCGTTATGTCATTGTGGGTCACAGTGAGCGGCGTCAATATTTTGGTGAAACCGATGAAACGGTCAATCAACGACTCCTGGCAGCTCAGCGTCATGGGTTGACGCCCATCCTTTGTGTAGGCGAAACCAAGCAACAACGGGATGCTGGAGAAACGGAATCGATCATTTCCACTCAGCTCTCCAAAGACCTGGTGAATGTTGACCAAGGGAATCTTATTATCGCCTACGAGCCGATCTGGGCCATTGGTACTGGCGATACCTGCGAAGAATCGGAAGCCAATCGAGTGATTGGTTTGATTCGGAGTCAGCTCAAGGTTTCTGATGTCCCGATTCAATATGGCGGCTCCGTTAAACCCAACAACATAGATGCAATTATGGCTCAATCAGAGATTGATGGTGTCTTGGTTGGGGGAGCTAGCTTAGAGCCTGCTAGCTTTGCGCGAATCGTGAATTATCAGTAGAGCCTCAAAACAAGTATGAAGTATAAAATGATCTCGCCCACTCTCAAAGGCGAGGCTTGAGTACTGATTACGACTAGAGAGATTGGGGAATAGCTCGAATCCAAAATCCAAAATGGAAATGCGGGGACGTTCTTTTAATTGGGGAGAACGAACATATTTTATGGGCGTCTTAAACGTGACGCCAGATAGCTTTAGTGATGGGGGTGAATTTTATGCCCCAGCTGCCGCCTTGGCGCAAGCTCAACGTCTGGTGGAGGCAGGGGCTGATGTACTTGATATTGGCGGACAATCGACTCGACCGGGTGCACAGCAGGTTTCTGTTGAGGAAGAACTCCATCGGGTGCTGTCGGTGGTGCAGGTTGTGCGTGAAGCGAAGCTATCCCGCAGGGAATCGCATGTGTCGGTGCCAATTTCGGTGGATACGACACGGGCGGTTGTCGCTCAACGAGCCGTTGAAGCGGGTGCAGATATGGTGAATGACATATCCGGCGGCACCTTTGACCCGGATATGTTGTCCACGGTTGCTCAGTTGGGTGTTCCCATTGTGTTAATGCATATGCGAGGAACTCCCGAAACGATGCAGCAACTGACTGATTATCAAGATTTAATTGGAGACATCTATGGGTTTCTCGAAGGTCAAATCGCGGCGGCTGAACGTGCTGGAATTTCGCGATCGCGCCTAATCATTGACCCAGGCATCGGCTTCGCCAAAACCCTGGAGCAAAACTTGGAAATCCTGCGGCAACTGCCGACGTTTCGTTCCTTAGGGGTGCCGATTTTAGTTGGGGTGTCTCGTAAAAGTTTCATTGGTCGCCTCGTCAACCAACCAGACCCCAAAGGCAGAGTCTGGGGAACAGCGGCGGCTTGCTGTGGTGCGATCGCTGGTGCAGCAGACATCCTCAGAGTTCATGATGTTCTGGAAATGCGTGATGTCTGCCGTGTTGCCGACGCGATCTGGCGCAGGTAAAGCATCAAGGATGAAGGATGAAAGATAAAGGATGAAAAATCTATACACTTCATCCTTCACACTTCATACTTTGTTTCATATTTTTTATTGATCGTGGGGTCGAATCGAAGAACCATTGGCATAACCCCCATCAATGGGAGAATCACCAGTTCCGATCAAGTCTGTGATAGCTTCTGACAAGGCTTTCGGGTCCATGAACACCACCTTAGAGTTGGGGCTTTCACCCAATTTTTGATTGGCGTCTACATAACGTTGAGCGATCAGGTATTGCAAGACGGCCTTGCTATTGGGTTGCTCTAACAGCGCTTTTGAGAGCATTTCAATGGACTCTACC from Microcoleus sp. AS-A8 carries:
- the tpiA gene encoding triose-phosphate isomerase is translated as MRKIVIAGNWKMYKTQRESSEFLQKFMAELEHTPEARDIILCAPFTALDVMSKSLHNSRVQLGAQNIHWAEEGAFTGEISGSMLTEIGVRYVIVGHSERRQYFGETDETVNQRLLAAQRHGLTPILCVGETKQQRDAGETESIISTQLSKDLVNVDQGNLIIAYEPIWAIGTGDTCEESEANRVIGLIRSQLKVSDVPIQYGGSVKPNNIDAIMAQSEIDGVLVGGASLEPASFARIVNYQ
- a CDS encoding WD40 repeat domain-containing protein → MPNFPKPSGDLPEILSPLNLRHYWLIAYWVYFRPTAFHHYLYQAAPDVYQLRGYRKFVQSWRIPAYRNIYLMLPLAIALMALLVGLVLFLYKSITVVNNTAWVNAIAVSSNGQIAVTASGDRALKVKVPSADSTLKVWNLQWGSQMHTLIGHEHGVTDVAITSDGHKAISASRDRTLKVWDIRRGTQLHELKGHKEWVSRVVITPDGHRAISSSGDKTLMVWDIDQGTPLQTLTGHNDVIWAVAVTPDGRRAVSASGDRTLKVWDIEQGKELYTLTGHGAWVTKVVLTPDGKQAISASSDKTLKVWDIEQGKELYTLTGHNNSVTDVALSPDGTQAVSASADQTLKVWDIQQGKLLNTLRGHRGWVTSVAMASDGKQAVSASSDQTLKVWDLSSAIALHTFAGHHAWVTAIAILPKTARLISASFEGPPKLWSLNRGLEQPMLGVIGTGIGMNLAFAIGLTFMVLAGAVSLAIILAIAVIALGIIGNITASLLIGLIGSLGFCVGFLMADRIAADPMLEVVYQARNISITLTIISGILFGLLVGVAFALSSRAATGVFASIVFTLVLGIGVGIVVACVVTEALSFNGRLRPGIRAGEAVSIGFNLLVAIGALRLPIYPIQFLMALLGRFREKWHPAAWDELLVLPVPRTQAFLQTHLQASEPEGLRLVADVARNPFQRAWAQRALQTHLHKVSAPLHFLYYLLTSEDFNTYLLAPVRRVDWQLMPTTRQVLLGELAHQRVDGSGAGMNQIAENLVWGLTRFVRNRQRSPLTRFADLIYELTYTKTFEAKDFNLFAWEKSYAGLSQYPGGVEIADSFEALATFLAYDHLSDLAGAKDMVSWLSVQEFSIRPTVLRALLRLGDIGTKVKAYQAASTTVEQLATLAQITSALEILDEDVVEQVLVPEQVILRRIIRQWRWLVSQTMAQVGH
- the folP gene encoding dihydropteroate synthase, translating into MEMRGRSFNWGERTYFMGVLNVTPDSFSDGGEFYAPAAALAQAQRLVEAGADVLDIGGQSTRPGAQQVSVEEELHRVLSVVQVVREAKLSRRESHVSVPISVDTTRAVVAQRAVEAGADMVNDISGGTFDPDMLSTVAQLGVPIVLMHMRGTPETMQQLTDYQDLIGDIYGFLEGQIAAAERAGISRSRLIIDPGIGFAKTLEQNLEILRQLPTFRSLGVPILVGVSRKSFIGRLVNQPDPKGRVWGTAAACCGAIAGAADILRVHDVLEMRDVCRVADAIWRR